In the Bacillus sp. HSf4 genome, CGTCAAAAGGCGTAACCGCGCTGCAAATGGATATTAAAATTGCCGGTCTATCAAGAGAGATTTTGGAAGAAGCGCTCCAGCAGGCGAAAAAAGGCAGAATGGAGATCCTTGACAGCATGCTGAGCACATTGGCTGAATCAAGAAAAGAGCTGTCGCCGTATGCGCCGAAGATCTTGACAATGACGATTAATCCGGATAAAATCCGCGACGTTATCGGACCAAGCGGAAAACAAATTAATAAAATCATTGAAGACACAGGCGTTAAAATTGATATCGAACAAGACGGCACAATCTTTATTGCTTCCACTGACGAAAGCATGAACCAAAAAGCGAAGAAAATCATTGAAGACCTTGTCAGAGAAGTGGAAGTCGGACAGCTTTACCTAGGTAAAGTCAAACGGATTGAAAAATTCGGCGCTTTCGTTGAACTGTTCAGCGGAAAAGACGGTTTGGTCCACATTTCAGAGCTTGCGCTTGAACGCGTCGGCAAAGTGGAAGATGTCGTGAAAATCGGTGACGAAATCCTTGTCAAAGTAACGGAAATCGATAAGCAAGGACGCGTCAATTTATCAAGAAAAGCAGTATTGCGTGAACAGAAGGAAAAAGAAGAACAAAAATCGTAAAACGGTGTCTGTCTTGCTTCTGTCTTAACCATCAAAAGGAAAAAGGAAGCCTGGGAGACCCGGCTTCTTTGCTTTAAGCTGATACAGCCGTTTGAAACCGATCAGTTCTATCTTGTCCTTATCTCACATATTTTGTGGGGAAGGGAGGAAGGATAGGTTGAAAAGAACATTGGTTCGGTTGTCCGTTTTTTTCTTTCTTTTGGTTATTTCATATCAGATGATGAATCATCCATACTCACTCGATTACATAGATGCGATGAAGAAGGATGCGGTGACCGTCGCCGCTCAAAAGGATGAACTGTATCAGGAGCTGGTGCAAAAAGCGCCTGAGTACGAAGCGAAACCGCAAAACGCAAAAATCGATAAGATTTGGAAAGCGATGCCGGGGTATAACGGTATAAAGGTGAACATCGAAAAGTCTTACAAAAAAATAAAAGAGGCTGGCGAATTCAATGAAAAGCTTCTTGTTTACGACCAAGTGAGACCAAAAGTCCATCTGGAGTCTTTAAAGCCTGAGCCGATTTACCGCGGACATCCCGATAAACCGATGGTATCGTTTCTTATCAATGTCGCCTGGGGGAATGAGCATTTGGAAAAAATGCTTCCCATATTGAACAAACATCATGTGAAAGCCACATTCTTTCTGGAGGGCAAATGGGTGAAAAACCATCCGGATCTGGCAAAATCCATCGTAAAGGGCGGCCATGAAATTGGAAACCATTCATACAATCACCCGGATATGAGCAGACTGACGAGAGAACGAATCTCAGAACAGCTGCGGATGACAAATGAACAAATTAAAGAAACCCTCGGGGTCAAACCAAAGTGGTTTGCGCCGCCGAGCGGCAGCTTCCGCAAAGAAGTCGTCGATCAGGCTCACCAAATGGGAATGGGTACGGTGATGTGGACAGTCGATACAATCGACTGGCAGAAGCCGCAGCCGGCCGTTCTGCAGCAACGGGTATTAAGCAAAGTACACAACGGTGCCATGATATTGATGCATCCGACAGATCCAACTGCCAAAAGCCTTGATGCTTTGATTCAAAACCTTCATGAAAAAGGCTATCACATCGGAACTGTCTCACAGCTGCTGAATGAAAAAAGGCTTTTGGTCAAATAGATGCAAGGCCCGTTCGTTGAATAGGAGGAACAGATTTGATTAAACGATATACTTGTCAAAACGGGGTAAGAATCGTATTTGAAAACAATCCCACTGTCCGGTCGGTAGCTATCGGCGTTTGGATTGGAACCGGGTCAAGACACGAAACACCGGAGATCAACGGCATTTCGCATTTTCTGGAGCACATGTTTTTTAAAGGGACAAAAACGCGCACGGCCAGAGACATTGCGGAGTCTTTTGACAGAATAGGCGGCCAGGTCAATGCGTTTACCTCAAAGGAGTATACGTGCTACTATGCCAAAGTTCTTGATGAACATGCAAGCTTCGCTTTGGAAGTGCTCTCGGATATGTTCTTCCATTCATCATTTGACGAGGAAGAATTAAAAAAAGAAAAAAACGTCGTCTTTGAAGAAATTAAAATGTATGAAGACACGCCTGATGATATCGTCCACGATCTTTTAAGCAAGGCGTCATACGGCGGCCATTCCCTGGGCTATCCGATTCTCGGAACAGAGGAAACGCTGGCGAGCTTTGACGGAGATGCCCTGCGCCGCTATATGGACGAATACTATACACCGGACCGGGTCGTGATTTCGATTGCCGGAAATGTTCCTGAAAGCTTTATCAAAGAAGCGGAAAAGCATTTCGGTTCATATGAAGCGAACGGAAAAAGAACAGGAATGGCAAAACCGGAATTTCATCATCAACAAATGACGCGCAAAAAAGATACTGAACAGGCTCATCTCTGCCTCGGGTTCAATGGACTTGAAGTCGGCCACCCCGAAATTTACGACCTGATCGTACTCAACAACATTTTGGGAGGAAGCATGAGCAGCCGCCTTTTTCAGGATGTTCGCGAAGATAAAGGACTCGCTTATTCCGTATTCAGCTACCACAGCTCATATGAAGACAGCGGAATGATGACGATTTATGCGGGAACCGGCGCCAGCCAGCTGCAGCTTCTGTCAGAAACGATCCATGAAACGCTTCGCGTGTTAAAAGCGGATGGCATCACCCCGAAAGAATTGGAAAACAGCAAAGAGCAAATGAAAGGCAGCCTGATGCTCAGTCTTGAAAGCACGAACAGCAAAATGAGCCGCAACGGAAAAAATGAGCTGCTGCTCGGAAAGCACCGGACGCTGGATGAGATTATCGAAAAACTGAACGCCGTCAATCTCGACCGCGTCAACAATCTCGCCAACCGGATGTTTACGGACGACTATTCTCAAGCCTTGATCAGTCCGACCGGAGAACTTCCGAAATAAATGAGAAAAAACATGCTTGTCTTGATCGGCAGGCATGTTTTTTGCTGTTCGTACATACATCATAACAAAAGGGGGTTTTTTTATGAGGCTGAGCGAGCTTTCGGGAAAAGAGATCGTCGATATCAAGCGGGCTGAGCGCCTCGGCGTGCTTGGGCAGACCGACCTTGAGATCAATGAACAGGACGGACAGATCACCGCCCTCATCATCCCTTCGGTGAAATGGTTCGGACTTGGCAGAAAGCAGGGGAATGACATCAGGGTGCCATGGACGCAGATTCAAAAAATCGGAACAGACATGATTATTCTCGATGTTCCTGAAGACAGCGGAATAAAAGAAGAATAGCCGGCGGCAGCCGGTTTTTTTTATTGCCTTTTCAAGGCTGTTCCGCCCTCAGGAAAGGCCGGGCTTTCATCTATTTCACGGGATGTATTTCAATTCACCGCTATTTCCTTTTTATCATATGATGAAATTAGCTTATGGAATTAGATCCTTGTCAAAAAGAAGGTGAATGTTAAAGCCATGTTAACCGGATTGACGATTGCCATCATCGGCGGTGATGCGAGGCAGCTTGAAATCATCCGCAAGCTGACGGAACAGGACGCGAAGGTATTTCTGGTCGGATTTGATCAGCTTGACCACGGGTTTACCGGAGCTACGAAATTAAAATTAAATGAACTGGATTTTGGAGCAATAGACAGCATCATCCTGCCTGTATCTGGAACATCCGCAGCAGGAGCGGTTGCGACCGTTTTCTCAAATGAAGAAGTGATATTAAAGCAGGAGCATTTGGAAAAAACAAAGCCTCACTGCGACATTTATACAGGAATTTCAAATCGTTATTTAGACGGAATGGCAAAAGGGGCGAACCGCCGTCTGATCAAGCTTTTTGAAAGAGACGATATCGCGATTTACAACTCGATACCTACAGTTGAAGGGGCCATCATGATGGCCATACAGCATACCGATTATACGATCCACGGTTCAAACGTCATGGTCCTCGGACTCGGGCGAACGGGAATGAGCATCAGCCGCGCTTTTTCGGCTCTTGGAGCAAATGTTAAAGTCGGCGCCCGCGACTCCGCACATCTGGCCAGAATTATGGAAATGGGACTTGAGCCTTTCCA is a window encoding:
- the dpaA gene encoding dipicolinic acid synthetase subunit A, with protein sequence MLTGLTIAIIGGDARQLEIIRKLTEQDAKVFLVGFDQLDHGFTGATKLKLNELDFGAIDSIILPVSGTSAAGAVATVFSNEEVILKQEHLEKTKPHCDIYTGISNRYLDGMAKGANRRLIKLFERDDIAIYNSIPTVEGAIMMAIQHTDYTIHGSNVMVLGLGRTGMSISRAFSALGANVKVGARDSAHLARIMEMGLEPFHTKDLAEHVEDTDICINTVPSLILDQKALARMTPRTLILDLATRPGGTDFDFAEKQGIKALLAPGLPGIVAPKTAGQIIANVLCNLLSQTTTDRKGLS
- a CDS encoding pitrilysin family protein, yielding MIKRYTCQNGVRIVFENNPTVRSVAIGVWIGTGSRHETPEINGISHFLEHMFFKGTKTRTARDIAESFDRIGGQVNAFTSKEYTCYYAKVLDEHASFALEVLSDMFFHSSFDEEELKKEKNVVFEEIKMYEDTPDDIVHDLLSKASYGGHSLGYPILGTEETLASFDGDALRRYMDEYYTPDRVVISIAGNVPESFIKEAEKHFGSYEANGKRTGMAKPEFHHQQMTRKKDTEQAHLCLGFNGLEVGHPEIYDLIVLNNILGGSMSSRLFQDVREDKGLAYSVFSYHSSYEDSGMMTIYAGTGASQLQLLSETIHETLRVLKADGITPKELENSKEQMKGSLMLSLESTNSKMSRNGKNELLLGKHRTLDEIIEKLNAVNLDRVNNLANRMFTDDYSQALISPTGELPK
- a CDS encoding YlmC/YmxH family sporulation protein; this encodes MRLSELSGKEIVDIKRAERLGVLGQTDLEINEQDGQITALIIPSVKWFGLGRKQGNDIRVPWTQIQKIGTDMIILDVPEDSGIKEE
- a CDS encoding polysaccharide deacetylase family protein, with protein sequence MMNHPYSLDYIDAMKKDAVTVAAQKDELYQELVQKAPEYEAKPQNAKIDKIWKAMPGYNGIKVNIEKSYKKIKEAGEFNEKLLVYDQVRPKVHLESLKPEPIYRGHPDKPMVSFLINVAWGNEHLEKMLPILNKHHVKATFFLEGKWVKNHPDLAKSIVKGGHEIGNHSYNHPDMSRLTRERISEQLRMTNEQIKETLGVKPKWFAPPSGSFRKEVVDQAHQMGMGTVMWTVDTIDWQKPQPAVLQQRVLSKVHNGAMILMHPTDPTAKSLDALIQNLHEKGYHIGTVSQLLNEKRLLVK